In the genome of Aridibaculum aurantiacum, one region contains:
- a CDS encoding xylulokinase, whose protein sequence is MLLLGIDVGTSSIKVSVVDAATQRTVASAQYPETEREIISLQAGWAEQSPERWWQDVKEAIKKVNSFGFYNQGDIGAIGISYQMHGLVLLDKEGAVLRNSIIWCDSRAIPYGEKAFHAIGEKESLRSLLNSPGNFTAAKLAWVKENEPEIFERIHKVMLPGDFIAQRLTGEITTTPSALSEGIFWDFKEDKLSEDVMEHFGFSKAIIPSVQNVFSDHGHLSAAVAEELSLKAGIPVTYKAGDQPNNALSLNVLQPGEVAATAGTSGVIYGVSDQLTYDNESRVNSFAHVNHNEVDTRIGVLLCINGTGILNKWVRNITGGTLSYPQMNELASSIKPGSDGLVMLPFGNGAERILNNRMIGATINNIDFNLHTAAHIYHAAQEGIAFAFRYGLDIMRENGMQPQVIRAGKANMFLSNVFANAFVNATGVPVELYECDGSVGAALGAGIGISYFANAAEAFTSRELLSVINPSQPELYNELYQQWKDVLKAQLV, encoded by the coding sequence ATGTTGTTACTCGGAATAGATGTTGGCACTTCTTCAATAAAAGTTTCTGTAGTGGATGCTGCCACTCAACGTACGGTAGCATCCGCTCAATATCCTGAAACGGAAAGAGAGATCATTTCTTTGCAGGCAGGTTGGGCAGAGCAGTCGCCTGAGCGCTGGTGGCAGGATGTAAAAGAAGCTATCAAGAAGGTGAACAGTTTCGGGTTTTACAACCAGGGTGATATAGGTGCCATTGGTATCTCGTACCAAATGCATGGACTTGTACTGCTGGATAAAGAAGGTGCGGTGCTGCGCAACAGCATCATCTGGTGTGATAGCCGTGCTATTCCTTACGGTGAAAAAGCCTTTCATGCTATAGGCGAGAAGGAAAGCCTTAGATCGTTATTAAACTCACCGGGAAATTTTACTGCAGCAAAACTTGCATGGGTAAAAGAAAACGAGCCGGAGATCTTTGAGCGCATTCACAAGGTGATGCTGCCGGGAGATTTCATTGCGCAGCGATTAACCGGCGAAATAACAACCACTCCATCTGCATTATCTGAAGGCATCTTCTGGGACTTTAAAGAAGACAAACTATCTGAAGATGTAATGGAGCATTTTGGATTCTCTAAGGCTATCATTCCTTCTGTACAAAACGTATTTTCCGATCATGGACATCTTTCTGCCGCAGTAGCAGAAGAACTTTCTCTGAAAGCTGGCATACCTGTGACCTACAAAGCAGGTGATCAGCCTAACAATGCGCTATCACTAAATGTACTGCAACCTGGAGAAGTAGCTGCTACCGCAGGTACTTCAGGTGTTATATACGGCGTAAGCGACCAGCTTACTTATGATAATGAATCAAGGGTCAACAGCTTTGCCCACGTAAACCATAATGAAGTGGATACACGCATAGGCGTGCTGCTATGCATTAATGGAACCGGGATCCTGAATAAATGGGTTCGCAATATTACCGGCGGTACATTATCATATCCGCAGATGAATGAGCTGGCTTCATCTATCAAGCCTGGAAGTGATGGGCTGGTTATGCTTCCATTTGGTAATGGAGCTGAGCGTATTCTCAACAACAGGATGATTGGTGCTACCATCAACAATATTGATTTCAACCTCCATACAGCTGCACATATCTACCATGCTGCACAGGAAGGAATTGCCTTTGCCTTTCGCTATGGCTTAGATATCATGCGCGAAAATGGTATGCAGCCACAGGTAATAAGAGCAGGTAAGGCTAACATGTTCCTGAGTAATGTTTTTGCCAATGCATTTGTAAATGCTACTGGTGTACCTGTAGAGCTATACGAATGTGACGGTAGCGTAGGTGCAGCCCTTGGCGCCGGTATTGGTATAAGCTATTTTGCCAATGCCGCAGAAGCATTTACCTCGCGTGAATTGTTGAGCGTTATCAATCCTTCGCAGCCGGAGCTTTACAATGAGCTTTACCAGCAGTGGAAGGATGTATTGAAAGCTCAACTAGTTTAA